From a single Hymenobacter sp. YIM 151500-1 genomic region:
- a CDS encoding DUF2851 family protein — translation MQEDFLHYVWQHQYFDKTDLQTEDGQPITVLRPGHRNPDAGPDFLNARLRLGEVEWNGAVEIHLRASDWHRHRHQHDPKYDQVILHVVHTADQPVQRTNATEIPALALAGRLAPELLAAYQRLREQPAEALLPCAPLLPQVPMLTRAMMTGRTLLERVEQKAAVVAGLHQQLAHDWEATAYHALAAGFGFQKNNEPLARLARALPLALLRRHRHDARQLEALVFGQAGFLEEDPATEHDLYVQGLREEFAFLRHKYNLAGTALLRHDWNFLRLRPANFPTVRLAQLAALLHARPALFDALLTARDVRALEGFFAAPVSAYWRQHYQPGKPGRVPALGKSSVHLLIINVVVPLRAAYGRHLGNPELVEDAVSLLEQLPAEHNHLTDAYQAAGFEHRSAADSQGLLALHRGYCAPRRCVQCSIGSHILQRS, via the coding sequence ATGCAGGAAGATTTTCTACACTATGTGTGGCAGCATCAATATTTCGATAAAACTGATTTACAAACCGAGGACGGCCAGCCCATTACCGTGCTGCGCCCCGGCCACCGCAACCCCGACGCCGGCCCCGATTTCCTGAATGCCCGCCTGCGCCTGGGCGAAGTGGAGTGGAACGGGGCCGTGGAAATCCACCTGCGCGCCTCCGACTGGCACCGCCACCGGCACCAGCACGACCCCAAGTACGACCAGGTAATCCTGCACGTGGTGCACACCGCCGACCAGCCCGTGCAGCGCACCAATGCCACCGAAATTCCGGCTCTGGCCCTGGCCGGGCGCCTGGCCCCGGAGCTGCTGGCTGCGTACCAGCGCCTGCGGGAGCAGCCTGCCGAAGCCCTGCTGCCCTGCGCCCCGCTGCTGCCTCAGGTGCCCATGCTCACGCGCGCCATGATGACGGGCCGCACCCTGCTGGAGCGCGTGGAGCAAAAAGCTGCCGTGGTAGCGGGCCTGCACCAGCAGCTGGCCCACGACTGGGAAGCTACGGCTTACCACGCGCTGGCGGCAGGCTTCGGCTTTCAGAAAAACAATGAGCCCCTGGCCCGCCTGGCGCGGGCCCTGCCGCTAGCCCTGCTGCGCCGCCACCGCCACGACGCCCGCCAGCTGGAGGCGCTGGTGTTCGGGCAGGCCGGCTTTCTGGAAGAGGACCCTGCTACCGAGCACGACCTGTACGTGCAGGGTCTGCGGGAGGAATTTGCGTTTCTGCGCCACAAGTACAACCTGGCCGGTACCGCCCTCCTGCGCCACGACTGGAACTTCCTGCGCCTGCGCCCGGCCAACTTCCCCACCGTGCGCCTGGCCCAGCTGGCCGCCCTGCTCCACGCCCGCCCGGCTCTGTTCGACGCCCTGCTCACGGCCCGCGACGTGCGCGCGTTGGAGGGGTTCTTCGCTGCGCCGGTTTCTGCGTACTGGCGCCAGCACTACCAGCCGGGCAAGCCGGGCCGGGTGCCGGCCCTGGGCAAAAGCAGCGTGCACCTGCTCATTATCAACGTGGTGGTGCCGCTGCGGGCTGCCTATGGCCGCCACCTCGGCAACCCCGAGCTGGTGGAAGACGCTGTTAGCCTGCTGGAGCAGCTGCCCGCCGAGCACAACCACCTCACCGACGCCTACCAGGCTGCCGGCTTCGAGCACCGTTCCGCCGCCGATTCGCAGGGGCTGCTGGCCCTGCACCGGGGCTACTGCGCCCCGCGCCGCTGCGTGCAGTGTAGCATCGGCAGCCATATCTTGCAGCGCAGCTAG
- a CDS encoding oxygen-dependent tRNA uridine(34) hydroxylase TrhO, translating to MDYLVLLYYCYTPIADPEAFREEHHRLCLRLNLLGRIIVAGEGLNGTVSGRRADCEEYMRVVKADSRFVALEFKVEEAPAHTFQKLHVRVKPEIVHVGLPHVKPYERTGTHLSPQEFRQLKDQPDVVVLDVRSDYEHRLGRFKNAVTLDIENFREFPDKVQELEQYRGKKILTYCTGGIKCEKASAFLLEQGFEDVYQLHGGIIKYGLEAGGEDFEGKCYVFDGRVAVDVNRVNPTVISYCHHCHTPSSRMVNCANPHCNAHVPLCEACGQQLDGACSTTCQQHPDKRPYDGTGTYPKNSNHYNPEQGLLSYRAPAR from the coding sequence ATGGACTACCTCGTTCTGCTGTATTACTGCTACACGCCCATTGCTGACCCAGAGGCGTTTCGGGAGGAGCACCACCGGCTGTGCCTGCGCCTGAACCTGCTGGGCCGCATTATCGTGGCGGGGGAGGGGCTGAACGGTACCGTGTCGGGCCGCCGCGCCGATTGTGAGGAGTATATGCGTGTGGTGAAGGCTGATTCTCGCTTCGTGGCTCTCGAATTCAAGGTGGAAGAAGCCCCGGCCCATACCTTCCAGAAACTACACGTGCGCGTGAAGCCCGAAATCGTGCACGTGGGCCTGCCCCACGTGAAGCCCTACGAGCGGACCGGCACCCACCTCTCGCCCCAGGAGTTTCGCCAGCTGAAAGATCAGCCCGATGTGGTAGTGCTCGACGTGCGCTCCGACTACGAGCACCGCCTGGGCCGCTTCAAAAATGCCGTAACCCTGGACATCGAGAACTTTCGCGAGTTTCCGGACAAAGTGCAGGAGCTGGAGCAGTACCGCGGCAAGAAAATCCTGACCTACTGTACCGGCGGCATCAAGTGCGAAAAGGCTTCGGCCTTCCTGTTAGAACAAGGTTTTGAGGATGTGTACCAGCTGCACGGCGGCATCATTAAGTACGGGCTGGAAGCGGGCGGTGAGGACTTTGAGGGCAAATGCTACGTGTTCGACGGGCGCGTGGCCGTGGACGTGAACCGCGTTAACCCCACCGTCATCAGCTACTGCCACCACTGCCACACGCCCAGTAGCCGGATGGTAAACTGCGCCAACCCGCACTGCAACGCCCACGTACCCCTGTGCGAAGCCTGCGGCCAGCAGCTGGACGGGGCCTGCTCCACCACCTGCCAGCAGCACCCTGATAAGCGCCCCTACGACGGCACCGGCACCTACCCCAAAAACAGCAACCACTACAACCCCGAGCAGGGCCTGCTGTCGTACCGGGCCCCAGCCCGGTAG
- a CDS encoding NeuD/PglB/VioB family sugar acetyltransferase yields MENPVIILGAQAVGTAALDAFQSNDVVVYCLLDDNAQLQNTELNDVPVMGNTDDKELLKLLGKKCEVFVATEDTASRRSLTGMLRDEYEVAPVNAIHHRASVSAHAWLGHGNLIGPNAVVAGTARLGDGCILGANSVVDVKAEVGDYAQLGAGAILNAEVQVGELAFIGAGAVVVAGVKIGAKARVGAGSVVVADVPAGQTVFGNPAQKV; encoded by the coding sequence ATGGAAAACCCTGTAATCATCCTCGGCGCCCAAGCCGTGGGCACGGCTGCCCTCGACGCCTTTCAGAGCAACGACGTGGTGGTGTACTGCCTGCTCGACGACAACGCCCAGCTGCAAAACACCGAGCTGAACGACGTGCCCGTGATGGGCAACACCGACGATAAAGAGCTGCTGAAGCTGCTGGGCAAGAAGTGCGAGGTATTCGTAGCTACCGAAGACACAGCCAGCCGCCGCAGCCTCACTGGCATGCTCCGCGACGAGTACGAGGTGGCCCCGGTCAATGCCATCCATCACCGCGCCAGCGTGTCGGCGCACGCCTGGCTGGGCCACGGCAACCTCATCGGGCCCAACGCCGTGGTGGCCGGCACCGCCCGGCTCGGCGACGGCTGCATCTTGGGCGCCAACTCGGTAGTGGACGTGAAGGCCGAAGTCGGCGACTACGCCCAGCTCGGCGCCGGGGCCATCCTCAACGCCGAAGTGCAAGTAGGCGAGCTGGCCTTCATTGGCGCCGGGGCCGTGGTGGTGGCCGGCGTTAAAATCGGCGCCAAAGCCCGCGTCGGAGCCGGCTCCGTAGTGGTAGCCGACGTGCCCGCCGGCCAAACCGTGTTCGGCAACCCCGCTCAGAAAGTTTAA
- a CDS encoding LolA family protein, giving the protein MKKFLALFAFSVFLASAATAQQDPKAGKILDEMSAKYQAMKAFKATFTQTLENDAAKVKENITGDITVSGQKFRLKLSGQEVINNGQTMWTYMKAENEVNISDYEPEDQEISPSQIYTLYKKGYKYAYVQEAKENGVPVDVIELSPEDRSNPVYKVRLKVSKADKSVKSWQMFKKNGNRYTYKISKFQPNVPVDATTFTFDKSKYKGVKVIDLR; this is encoded by the coding sequence ATGAAGAAGTTTCTCGCCCTGTTTGCGTTTTCCGTTTTCCTGGCCTCCGCGGCCACGGCGCAGCAGGACCCCAAGGCCGGCAAGATTCTGGACGAAATGAGCGCCAAGTATCAAGCCATGAAGGCCTTCAAAGCGACGTTTACCCAAACCCTCGAAAACGATGCCGCCAAGGTGAAAGAAAATATCACCGGCGACATTACCGTGAGCGGGCAGAAGTTCCGCCTCAAGCTCAGCGGCCAGGAAGTCATCAACAACGGCCAGACCATGTGGACCTACATGAAGGCCGAAAACGAGGTGAACATCTCCGACTACGAGCCCGAGGACCAGGAAATCTCGCCTTCCCAGATTTACACCCTCTACAAGAAAGGCTATAAGTACGCCTACGTGCAGGAAGCCAAGGAAAACGGCGTGCCGGTGGACGTTATCGAGCTTTCGCCCGAGGACCGCTCCAACCCCGTGTACAAGGTGCGCCTGAAAGTGAGCAAGGCCGATAAGTCGGTGAAAAGCTGGCAGATGTTCAAGAAGAACGGCAACCGCTACACCTACAAAATCAGCAAGTTCCAGCCCAATGTACCCGTGGACGCCACCACCTTCACCTTCGACAAAAGCAAGTACAAAGGCGTGAAGGTGATTGACCTGCGCTGA
- a CDS encoding nucleoside phosphorylase, with product MSIAHSELILNPDGSVYHLNLLPDHISETIITVGDPERVALVSQHFDSIETQLHKREFVTHVGYYRGKRLTVISTGIGTDNVDIVLNELDALVNVDFVTREARPLEERINLRIVRVGTSGALQPDIPVGSHLVTEHGVGMDSLMQFYPLVETGLEVDVTRGIQQSLQLDYRPYCVRGSDLLREQLGFDMVPGNTLTCPGFYGPQGRVLRLDLRLPHMMTQLQQFRHHSAEGEFRLTNFEMETAGYYALGRMLGHEVVSLNAIVANRATGEFANNADEIMSSLIQKTLERL from the coding sequence ATGTCCATTGCCCACTCTGAGCTGATTTTGAACCCGGACGGCAGCGTGTACCACCTCAACCTGCTGCCCGACCACATTTCCGAAACCATTATCACGGTGGGCGACCCGGAGCGGGTGGCCTTGGTCAGCCAGCATTTCGACTCCATCGAAACCCAGCTCCACAAGCGCGAGTTTGTGACCCACGTGGGTTACTACCGGGGCAAGCGCCTGACCGTCATCAGCACCGGCATCGGCACCGACAACGTGGACATCGTGCTCAATGAGCTGGACGCGCTGGTGAACGTGGACTTTGTGACCCGCGAGGCCCGGCCGCTGGAGGAGCGCATCAACCTGCGCATCGTGCGGGTGGGCACCAGCGGCGCTTTGCAGCCCGACATTCCGGTGGGCAGCCACCTCGTCACGGAGCACGGCGTGGGTATGGACTCGCTGATGCAGTTCTACCCGCTGGTCGAAACCGGTCTGGAAGTGGACGTGACGCGCGGCATCCAGCAAAGCTTGCAGCTCGACTACCGCCCGTACTGCGTGCGCGGCTCCGACCTGCTGCGCGAGCAGCTGGGCTTCGATATGGTGCCGGGCAACACGCTCACCTGCCCCGGCTTCTACGGTCCCCAGGGCCGGGTGCTCCGCCTCGACCTGCGCCTGCCCCACATGATGACTCAACTCCAGCAGTTCCGCCACCACAGCGCCGAAGGCGAGTTCCGCCTCACCAACTTTGAGATGGAAACTGCCGGCTACTACGCCCTGGGCCGCATGCTGGGCCACGAGGTCGTGTCGCTGAATGCCATTGTAGCCAACCGCGCCACCGGCGAGTTTGCCAACAACGCCGATGAAATTATGAGCAGCCTGATTCAGAAGACCCTGGAGCGGCTGTAA
- a CDS encoding acyl-CoA reductase has protein sequence MTHSDRLAAFVALGQRLSQLPDDELTTLAARARNQNPWFDRPNVTAAIQGVAAMLAEEPLRRWAAHYPAEPETPRQVGVVMAGNIPLVGFHDLLCVLLSGHHLLAKLSQDDTLLMRWVADELLGLEPRFAERLQFVERLNAADAFIATGSDNTARYFEYYFGKKPHIIRRNRTSLAVLTGQETNHDLGLLGEDIFRYYGLGCRNVSKLYVPQGYDFTPLLDSLQPWHHVLNHNRYQNNYDYNKSLLLVNRVPHLDSGFLLLTESPRLVSAISVVHYGTYAHEVDLADQLTDVAAQTQCLVSAGGLYPGSFPLGRAQSPGVADYADGVDTMLFLAELP, from the coding sequence ATGACGCACTCCGACCGTCTGGCGGCCTTCGTGGCCCTGGGCCAGCGCCTGAGCCAGCTCCCCGACGACGAACTCACCACTCTGGCGGCGCGGGCCCGCAACCAGAACCCCTGGTTTGACCGGCCCAACGTAACGGCCGCCATTCAAGGTGTGGCGGCTATGCTGGCCGAGGAACCCTTGCGGCGCTGGGCTGCCCACTACCCCGCCGAGCCCGAAACGCCCCGGCAGGTAGGCGTGGTCATGGCCGGCAACATTCCGCTGGTGGGCTTCCACGACTTGCTGTGCGTGCTGCTCTCGGGCCACCACCTGCTGGCCAAGCTCAGCCAGGACGACACCCTGCTTATGCGCTGGGTGGCCGATGAGTTGCTGGGCCTGGAGCCCCGGTTTGCCGAACGCCTGCAGTTTGTGGAGCGCCTCAACGCCGCCGATGCCTTTATTGCCACCGGCTCCGACAACACAGCCCGCTACTTCGAGTACTACTTCGGCAAGAAGCCCCACATCATCCGCCGCAACCGCACCAGCCTGGCCGTGCTAACCGGCCAGGAAACCAACCACGACCTGGGCCTGCTGGGCGAAGACATCTTTCGCTACTACGGCCTGGGCTGCCGCAATGTGAGCAAGCTCTACGTGCCTCAGGGCTACGACTTCACGCCCTTGCTCGACTCCTTGCAGCCCTGGCACCACGTGCTGAACCACAACCGCTACCAGAACAACTACGACTACAACAAGAGCCTGCTGCTGGTCAACCGCGTGCCCCACCTCGACTCAGGCTTCCTGCTGCTCACGGAAAGCCCCCGGCTGGTGTCGGCTATTTCGGTGGTGCATTACGGCACCTACGCCCACGAGGTAGACCTGGCCGACCAGCTCACCGACGTGGCCGCCCAAACGCAGTGCCTGGTGTCGGCGGGCGGCCTGTACCCCGGCAGCTTCCCGCTGGGGCGGGCCCAAAGCCCCGGTGTGGCCGACTACGCCGACGGTGTGGACACTATGCTGTTTCTGGCGGAGCTGCCGTAG
- a CDS encoding 4Fe-4S dicluster domain-containing protein — protein MAIMITDECINCGACEPECPNTAIYEGGAQWRWADGTRLTQVEVDGGQVVSGTSPQTPISDEYYYIVSDKCTECVGFHEEPQCAAVCPVDCCVDDPDYRESQEKLLSKKQWLHQEA, from the coding sequence ATGGCCATCATGATAACCGACGAGTGCATCAACTGTGGTGCCTGCGAACCAGAATGCCCCAACACCGCCATCTACGAAGGCGGCGCGCAGTGGCGCTGGGCCGACGGCACCCGGCTGACGCAAGTAGAAGTGGACGGCGGCCAGGTGGTGTCCGGCACTTCCCCCCAAACCCCGATTTCTGACGAGTACTACTACATCGTATCCGATAAGTGCACCGAGTGCGTGGGCTTCCACGAAGAACCCCAGTGCGCCGCCGTGTGCCCCGTCGACTGCTGCGTAGATGACCCCGACTACCGCGAGTCGCAGGAGAAGCTGCTGAGCAAAAAGCAGTGGCTGCACCAGGAGGCCTAA
- a CDS encoding valine--tRNA ligase has protein sequence MSIAKTYTPADVEAKWYQRWQEQGFFKAKVNPRKQPYSVVIPPPNVTGVLHMGHMLNNTIQDVLVRRARMQGKEACWVPGTDHASIATEAKVVQLLKEKGIEKKDLTREQFLEHAWEWKEKYGGIILEQLKKLGASCDWDRTRFTMEPELTEAVLRVFVDLYQKGLIYRGIRMVNWDPQGGTALSDEEVLPKDTVAKMYHLKYEVVGDRSEKLEVRSETRERLSDDSSQESHFSPLTSHFLTVATSRPETIMADVAVAVNPNDDRYKHLIGQKVSIPLLGREIPIIADEYVAIDFGTGALKVTPAHDLNDYELGLKHNLPVIDILNDDGTLNEKAQLYVGQDRFAARRNIVKDLEEAGLLAKVEEYQSVLQTSERTGAVIEPRLSMQWFLKMEHLAGPALAVVESDQVKLHPPKFKNMYRVWMENVHDWCISRQLWWGQRIPAYYLPDGSFVVALTAEAALQQAREQTSNNELTLQDLRQDEDVLDTWFSSWLWPISVFDGFKDPDNADVNYFYPTDDLVTAPEILFFWVARMVMAGLEYRREVPFRNVYLTGIVRDAQGRKMSKSLGNSPDPLDLMAQYGADGVRTGMLFSSPAGNDLLFDIKLVEQGRNFTNKLWNAFRLIKGWEVDAALPFANDRAVEWFAAKLHSTLTELDEHFDKFRMSDALMTVYKLVWDDFCSVYLEMVKPAYQAPIDAETLRHTTGFLETLLKLLHPFMPFITEEIWHELAERGPKEYVCVAAWPKVQPVPGGALLLSRMDKALDIVAGVRNIRNQKGLGPNKPLTLVAKADYDNLMSDYGHIIMKLASLNSIQYTTNHTAAIGFVAAGAEFSIPLEGQIDVGAEKERLTKELEYTQGFRESVLKKLSNEKFVQNAKADLVERERQKLADAEAKIVALEQSLAAL, from the coding sequence ATGTCCATCGCCAAAACCTATACCCCCGCCGATGTTGAAGCCAAATGGTACCAGCGCTGGCAGGAACAGGGCTTTTTCAAAGCCAAAGTAAACCCCCGCAAGCAGCCCTACTCCGTGGTGATTCCGCCGCCCAACGTGACGGGCGTGCTGCACATGGGCCACATGCTGAACAACACGATTCAGGACGTGCTGGTGCGCCGGGCCCGGATGCAGGGCAAGGAAGCCTGCTGGGTGCCGGGCACCGACCACGCTTCAATTGCTACGGAAGCTAAAGTGGTGCAACTGCTTAAGGAAAAGGGAATTGAGAAAAAAGATTTGACCCGTGAGCAGTTCCTCGAGCACGCTTGGGAGTGGAAGGAAAAGTACGGCGGCATCATCCTGGAGCAGCTCAAGAAGCTGGGTGCCTCCTGCGACTGGGACCGGACTCGCTTCACCATGGAGCCCGAGCTGACCGAGGCCGTACTGCGCGTGTTCGTCGACCTCTACCAGAAAGGGCTTATCTACCGCGGCATCCGCATGGTAAACTGGGACCCCCAGGGCGGCACTGCCTTGTCCGATGAGGAAGTGCTGCCCAAGGACACCGTGGCCAAGATGTACCACCTGAAGTATGAAGTGGTGGGTGATAGAAGTGAGAAGTTAGAAGTGAGAAGTGAGACAAGAGAAAGGTTGTCTGACGATTCCAGTCAAGAGTCTCACTTCTCACCTCTCACTTCTCACTTCCTAACCGTGGCTACCTCCCGGCCCGAAACCATCATGGCGGACGTGGCGGTGGCGGTGAACCCCAACGATGACCGGTACAAACACCTCATTGGGCAAAAAGTAAGTATTCCGCTACTCGGGCGCGAAATTCCAATCATTGCCGATGAGTACGTGGCCATTGACTTTGGCACGGGGGCGCTGAAGGTGACGCCGGCCCACGACCTGAACGACTACGAGCTGGGCCTCAAGCACAACCTGCCGGTAATCGACATCCTCAACGACGACGGCACGCTCAACGAGAAAGCCCAGCTCTACGTGGGGCAGGACCGGTTTGCGGCCCGCCGCAACATCGTGAAGGACCTGGAGGAAGCCGGTTTGCTGGCCAAGGTGGAGGAGTACCAGAGCGTGCTGCAAACTTCGGAGCGCACCGGGGCCGTCATTGAGCCGCGCCTGAGTATGCAGTGGTTTCTGAAAATGGAGCACCTGGCCGGCCCCGCCTTGGCTGTGGTGGAGAGCGACCAGGTGAAGCTGCACCCGCCCAAGTTCAAGAATATGTACCGAGTGTGGATGGAAAACGTGCACGACTGGTGCATCTCGCGGCAGCTGTGGTGGGGGCAGCGCATCCCGGCCTACTACCTCCCGGATGGCTCCTTTGTGGTAGCCCTAACGGCCGAGGCGGCGCTTCAACAAGCTCGTGAACAGACTAGTAACAACGAGCTGACTTTGCAGGACTTACGACAGGACGAAGACGTGCTGGATACGTGGTTCTCGTCGTGGCTGTGGCCGATTTCGGTGTTCGACGGATTCAAGGACCCCGATAACGCCGACGTCAACTATTTCTACCCCACCGACGACCTCGTGACGGCCCCGGAAATCCTGTTCTTCTGGGTGGCCCGCATGGTTATGGCCGGGCTGGAATACCGCCGTGAGGTGCCCTTCCGCAATGTTTACCTCACCGGCATCGTGCGCGACGCTCAGGGGCGCAAGATGAGCAAGAGCCTCGGCAACTCGCCCGACCCGCTCGACCTCATGGCTCAGTACGGCGCCGATGGGGTGCGCACGGGTATGTTGTTTTCCTCGCCGGCCGGCAACGACTTGCTCTTCGACATCAAGCTGGTGGAGCAGGGCCGCAACTTCACCAACAAGCTTTGGAATGCCTTCCGCCTCATCAAAGGCTGGGAGGTGGATGCCGCCTTGCCTTTCGCCAACGACCGGGCCGTGGAGTGGTTTGCGGCCAAGCTGCACTCCACGCTCACGGAGCTGGACGAGCACTTCGACAAGTTCCGGATGAGCGACGCGCTGATGACGGTGTACAAGCTGGTGTGGGACGACTTCTGCTCGGTGTACCTGGAAATGGTGAAGCCCGCCTACCAGGCTCCCATCGACGCCGAAACCCTGCGCCACACCACCGGCTTCCTCGAAACGCTGCTCAAGCTGCTGCACCCGTTCATGCCCTTCATCACCGAAGAAATCTGGCACGAGCTGGCCGAGCGCGGCCCCAAGGAGTACGTGTGCGTAGCCGCCTGGCCCAAGGTCCAGCCCGTGCCCGGCGGCGCCCTGCTGCTCTCCCGCATGGACAAGGCCCTGGACATCGTGGCCGGCGTGCGCAACATCCGCAACCAGAAAGGCCTGGGCCCTAACAAGCCCCTGACGCTAGTTGCTAAAGCAGATTACGACAATCTGATGAGTGATTATGGCCACATAATCATGAAACTGGCGTCTTTAAACAGCATTCAGTACACTACCAACCACACGGCGGCTATTGGTTTTGTTGCTGCGGGAGCTGAATTTTCAATACCCCTGGAAGGCCAGATTGACGTGGGCGCCGAGAAGGAGCGCCTCACCAAGGAGCTGGAGTACACCCAAGGCTTCCGGGAGTCGGTGCTGAAAAAGCTGAGCAACGAGAAGTTCGTGCAGAACGCCAAAGCCGACCTGGTGGAGCGGGAGCGGCAGAAGCTGGCCGACGCCGAGGCCAAGATTGTGGCCCTGGAGCAGAGCCTGGCGGCGCTGTAA